One Phaseolus vulgaris cultivar G19833 chromosome 11, P. vulgaris v2.0, whole genome shotgun sequence genomic window carries:
- the LOC137830346 gene encoding probable NAD(P)H dehydrogenase (quinone) FQR1-like 1 — translation MAVQVYIVYYSMYGHVETLAEEIKKGADSVDGVEAKLWQVPETLADEVLGKMRAPPKSDVPIITPNELSEADGFVFGFPTRFGMMAAQFKAFLDATGGLWKTQQLAGKPAGIFYSTSSQGGGQETTALTAITQLVHHGMLFVPIGYTFGAGMFEMEELKGGSPYGSGTYAGDGSRQPTKLELEQAFHQGKYIASITKKLKEAA, via the exons ATGGCAGTCCAAGTTTACATTGT CTACTACTCCATGTACGGCCATGTGGAAACACTAGCAGAAGAAATAAAGAAAGGAGCTGATTCTGTTGATGGCGTTGAAGCCAAACTATGGCAG GTACCTGAGACATTAGCAGATGAGGTGCTTGGTAAAATGAGAGCACCACCAAAGAGTGATGTACCGATCATTACCCCCAATGAGCTATCTGAGGCTGATGGGTTTGTCTTTGGCTTCCCCACAAGATTTGGAATGATGGCTGCACAGTTCAAAGCATTTCTGGATGCAACTGGAGGTTTGTGGAAAACACAACAGCTTGCAGGGAAGCCCGCTGGAATCTTCTACAGCACCAGCTCCCAAGGTGGTGGACAAGAGACTACAGC GCTTACTGCTATAACTCAGCTGGTTCATCATGGAATGTTATTTGTTCCAATTGGATACACATTTGGTGCTGGAATGTTTGAGATGGAGGAGCTCAAAGGAGGAAGTCCCTATGGTTCAGGAACTTATGCTGGTGATGGTTCAAGACAGCCAACTAAGCTTGAACTGGAGCAAGCATTCCACCAGGGGAAGTATATTGCCAGCATCACAAAGAAGCTCAAGGAAGCTGCATAA